CAGCGTGACGATGCGCTGCGGGCACACGCCACCCAGATTGATCCGCATGGATTCTTTTTCGCAGTGCCTTTGTTGGTGCAGCAACAGCTGTGGGATACCGAAGAGTTCGAACTTGCCCGGTGGCGTGGCCGAGAGTTTCCGCTGCCGGAGGATGAACTGTATGCCGGCCTGCCGGAGGCTAAGTAGCTGTCGCTACTGTGACGCTGCAGCTGACGAGGAGATATCTTGCTTCCTGAAGCCGCACACAGCTGCTTGCAGTTGCAGCCTCATTTGCACCTGTTGCGGCACGTTACAGGTGCGTGGGGTGTGTGAGACGGTGGATGTGTGGGGCTGCGGCAGCGTGCTGCGAGCAGCAGGAATGTGGCGAGTCCCAGCGGTGTCGCACCTGCGGTGAACCAGCGGCAGTACAGTGATTGGGAAGAACACCACTCGTCTCCGAGTGGGAAAAACGGTTAGGGTGATCTGTTGTGGTCAATGATCTTGTATTTATGGTGCTAGCCCAAGGCGATCCGGGTGTGCCATCGGGTTCCGAGTTCGGTAAAGCCTCCCCGGTAGGGCTGTTTGTGCTGGTTGTGCTGATTGTCGCGGTTGGATATCTCGCGTTTGCACTGACCCGGCGGATGCGGCGAATGAATCGTCGCCGCGCATTTGCTGAGGCAAACGGGCTGGATGTGTTTGATGAGCAGGCACTCGACCAAGCAATGCGGGAGGCAGGATTAGCCGACGTCGACAAGAAACGGTGGCTGTAATCTTCCCTCAGCGGTTCGTGATTTGACCGTTTTCAGCGTTACTGGCCGGTTTCCTTGCGTGGCCGCTGCCAGCTAGGGACGATGATTTCTTTCCAAGCCTGTCAGACCGGGCGGAAGTTAGCTACACTTTTTACCCGTGGACTTGTTGCCTAAACTCGCCTATCCGGCCTATGAGAACGCCCTTCGCCGCCAGTTGCGGGGGCGAAAGATCCCGAAGCATGTCGCGGTGATGTGTGACGGTAATCGGCGCTGGGCAAAAGAGGCAGGGTTTACTGACACCAGCCATGGGCATCGGGTGGGGGCGAAGAAAATCGCCGAGATGGTTGGCTGGTGTGAAGAAGCCGGTGTCGAACTTGTCACCGTGTATTTGTTGTCGACTGAGAATCTGCAGCGCAGCGAACATGAACTGCAGCTTTTGCTCGACATTATCTGTGATGTGGTTGATGAGTTAGCTGACGGTGAACTGCAGTGCACGGTGCGACTTGTCGGCCATCTTGATTTGTTGCCGCCGGGTATTGCTCGCCGCCTGGCGGATGCTGCCGCATCGACTGAAAACCATGCTGGGCTCGTGGTGAATGTGGCTGTCGGCTATGGGGGTCGCCAGGAAATTGTCGACGCGGTGAAAGATCTTGTTGCCGCGGAGATTGCAGCCGGAACTTCCGGTGAGGCGTTGGTTGATGCGATTACTGTTGAGGCGATCGCCAGTCATCTCTACACCTCTGGGCAGCCTGATCCCGATTTGGTGATTCGCACCTCCGGAGAACAGCGGCTGTCAGGATTTCTGCTGTGGCAGGCAGCCTATTCGGAGATTTGGTTTACCGACACCTACTGGCCGGCGTTTCGGCGGATTGATTTTTTGCGTGCGCTGCGATCCTATGCGTCGCGGAGTCGCCGCTTCGGGAAATAGCCGGCTGCAACCCCTCAACTCCCCGGATGCGCCAGGGGATGGGGCTCCAAGCGGGGTCTGCCGGGGGTTTCCACACAGAGTCCGCCGGGGTTGCTCGCCGGCTGTTGCTATAGCTGTCACATTGATGCGATTGGAAGACCTCGCAGCTGCTGGTGC
The Corynebacterium choanae DNA segment above includes these coding regions:
- a CDS encoding isoprenyl transferase, which produces MDLLPKLAYPAYENALRRQLRGRKIPKHVAVMCDGNRRWAKEAGFTDTSHGHRVGAKKIAEMVGWCEEAGVELVTVYLLSTENLQRSEHELQLLLDIICDVVDELADGELQCTVRLVGHLDLLPPGIARRLADAAASTENHAGLVVNVAVGYGGRQEIVDAVKDLVAAEIAAGTSGEALVDAITVEAIASHLYTSGQPDPDLVIRTSGEQRLSGFLLWQAAYSEIWFTDTYWPAFRRIDFLRALRSYASRSRRFGK